TTTGTGAGAATACCATTTACTCTACTTACTCCATATAAAATATTTTAAAATCATAAATTTAATGACCACCCCAAATTATGGGGTAGCCATACTACTTTGATTATTTGAATAGAGGTAAGCATGTACTAAGCACAACGCATTAAAGCTGATACTGCTTTTTCTAAAAATTGCAAAGTGGTAGGTTTGAGCCAGGTTCCCTCGGCAAGACTTGGTTCATTTTGCATGGCATTGCGAATCTTCGCATGTGTCGCCGGATTTTTGCCTGCGTAACCTTGCAACATGGAGAGCCATTGCTGTGCTAAACATTTTGCTTGTTCACTGTCAGGTTCAATCCCAGCATGAATGGCCTTCTCCAATCCGATCAATAACTGGGGCCAATTTTTCATCTCACGTGCATAATTTTGCTTCATAAAAGCAAATTCCTGCTCGGATAAATAACGTGCAAAAACGTTCAGCTTACTCTCGGCAAATGCTTCAAGTAGAAACTCAACCACTTCCGGATGCACACCCAATTTTTCCTGAAATGCCGATTCAGCTGAATGCATGCTATTCAATTTAACCAACCATTCAGGATTAGCAGCCGTATTCTGTTCGAGAGTCAGCATCCAGCGTGAAGCCAGGTTTTGGGCAGTTTCACTACTAGAAGATTCTCCGGCCTTAAAGAGTGCATTCGCTTCGACGACAAGCGCTTCCCATTCTTTTTGTTGTTTACTGTCTGCCTGTAAAAAAGTCAGATCTGCAAGTTCCTCTTTTGTAAAATATTGTTCGTACATAGACATAAGCTCCAGTGTTTTTAGCCAATTGTCCAGTTCCAGCTCTTCACCATTCATCAGTTGATTTTTGAGACTGCTCAAACGATAGCGCAGTTGAGTCTGCTTAATGATCATCTGATCGATTGCCTGAATCTGCCGATCAATTAATGGGGCGAGTGCCAAGTTTGGACTATTAAGAACCGCGCCAATTTCTGCCAATGTCATTCCAAGCCCTCGCAATGCCTGAATTTGGTATAAGCGAGTAATATCTTGACGGCTGTAAAGTCGGTAACCGGCGTCGGAGCGGGCCGAAGGCTGAAGTAAACCGATATCATCATAGTGATGAAGGGTGCGAATAGTTAACCCTGTCCGCTTAGCCAGTTCACCGACTTGTAATAACATCTTTTGACTCCTTTATTCCTTAGGCGTGTCTTATGCTAGAGGCTAACGTTACGTTAGGGTCAAGTATCTAAGCTATAAAAAATATTTATGGCAAATAATTTACATTTCTAATGTTTTATTTATTTAGGTAGTAGAATTTTTTATATTCCAAAAATTTCGACTCCATTTAACATAATGATGCTTAAGCGTAACGCCATTTAGGCACTCAACCTAAAATTCCCCTCAAATGCTCAAAACTCCCTATCTTCTCCCCGTAAAAAGCCCCATTTTTGTGTTAGTTATTTGTTATCAAAAGGACAGTTTGGGTTTCGCGGTGAAAATGGTATCAAACGGCTATTTTTTCCAGAATTGCCATGATTTTTTGGCGGGCACAGGTCTAGCTTGTTCGGGTGTTGTCGGCAGCTTGGATTCGATTAATAGCATAGCTTGACGTATATCATCTAAATTTTTTGAAAGTAACTCTTTTTCAGCTTTTAAGTGTGCATTTTCTTGTTCAAGAAGTTGAAGTTTAATCTGTAGTGACTGTGTAGTGTTGGGTGTTTCTTGCTGTAGTTTTGATACATTAGTGACACCGTCACAGTCTGTAGTTGGAGAATTGCTTATTTTACCAAATACTCTAATTAACTCAGATGTTTCAATGCTTTTATTTCCTGTATTTTGATCTGTAGTCGTAGACAGTTTCCCTTGTTTTATGTACTTGTGTAGTGTGCTTCTTGCTTTTCCTGTCAGCCTTGCCGCTTCACTGATTGATACCAAAGCCATAATCAATCCTCTAACATCATTTTTATTTGTTGATCTTCTTTGAAGTGAAAGTGTAGCGCAAAAACACTCCTGCCTTTTTTTACTGTATCAACTGTTACAGATAGATTGCTTTTTTGGTTTAACTCTTTTATTGCTGGTTTTATTACCCATTGATTCAGTGATTTGAAGGTGGCGTATTTTTTTTCGTCCAAACCTAGCATCGAGCGAAAATCATTAATGCTGATCAATCGATCGCCAATCACTTTAAATTGCATTAATAACTCATATAAACGAATGCTATAGACACTTTTTAGTGTTGATAC
The sequence above is drawn from the Proteus vulgaris genome and encodes:
- a CDS encoding MerR family transcriptional regulator, which codes for MLLQVGELAKRTGLTIRTLHHYDDIGLLQPSARSDAGYRLYSRQDITRLYQIQALRGLGMTLAEIGAVLNSPNLALAPLIDRQIQAIDQMIIKQTQLRYRLSSLKNQLMNGEELELDNWLKTLELMSMYEQYFTKEELADLTFLQADSKQQKEWEALVVEANALFKAGESSSSETAQNLASRWMLTLEQNTAANPEWLVKLNSMHSAESAFQEKLGVHPEVVEFLLEAFAESKLNVFARYLSEQEFAFMKQNYAREMKNWPQLLIGLEKAIHAGIEPDSEQAKCLAQQWLSMLQGYAGKNPATHAKIRNAMQNEPSLAEGTWLKPTTLQFLEKAVSALMRCA